In one Campylobacter insulaenigrae NCTC 12927 genomic region, the following are encoded:
- a CDS encoding methylated-DNA--[protein]-cysteine S-methyltransferase, with amino-acid sequence MYQSIYSSDVSYILLQSNGKKLTNLHFIDKKLHLENNNCPILNLAQKELDLYFSKKLSVFKTPLLIQGSKFEQNVYRALMNIPFGHTKTYKEIALIINHPKAYRAVGNANATNKIAIFIPCHRVLAKNCIGGYADGIFIKKFLLELEKDQ; translated from the coding sequence ATGTATCAAAGTATTTATTCGTCCGATGTATCTTATATACTTTTACAAAGTAATGGCAAAAAATTGACAAATCTGCATTTCATAGATAAAAAACTACACCTTGAAAACAACAATTGTCCTATATTAAATTTAGCCCAAAAAGAGTTAGATTTATATTTTTCTAAAAAATTATCAGTCTTTAAAACTCCATTATTAATACAAGGAAGTAAATTCGAGCAAAACGTTTATCGCGCACTAATGAATATACCATTTGGTCATACAAAAACCTATAAAGAAATAGCTTTAATAATTAATCATCCCAAGGCATACAGAGCTGTTGGTAATGCAAATGCTACAAATAAAATTGCTATTTTTATACCGTGTCATAGAGTTCTAGCTAAAAACTGCATAGGAGGATATGCAGATGGAATATTTATAAAGAAATTTTTACTTGAACTTGAAAAAGATCAATAA